The Methanosarcina acetivorans C2A genome includes the window AAATAGTACAGAGCCCTTCTTTTTTATCCATTTTTATCTTCAAACAATATACAGCGCATGGAAACCGATGCTAGAACTATTTCTTCACAAAAGAAGCTGACACTTTCGTTTCTATCTGTTGCGCCAAGAGCGTAGATTAAAGGAATATAATGTTCGGCGGAATTGACGGACAATAATGCATCTTCCCCGAGTAATTCGTAGTTGACAAGCTTCAGGTCGTCTCTGGCTGTAACGTACTTTTTTACTTTTTCATCAAAACTGCTTGCCCACTTATATGGAGTTCCGGACATTCTTGCCAGCATGAGATTATGCACGACATTTCCGGTACAGAAGATAAGAATTCCCTCTTCTCTTAATTTATAGAGTTTCCTTGCCAGGTCGTAGTGCTGCTGCATGCTGAGTTTTCGATTTATGCTCAGTTCGACTACCGGGATATCAGCATTGGGGTACATCTTCGAAAGTACGCACCAGACACCGTGGTCAATGCCCCACCTGCTGTCAAAATCAACCTCCTGAGCTAGGTCTTTTACTTTGGTAATTAGCTCTTTTGAGCCGGAACAATCGTATTTTTGATCATATAATTCCTTTGGGAACCCGTAAAAATCGTGGATTGTCTTCGGCTTCTCGTTTGAAGTAACACTGCTGTCTTCTCTCTCATAGTGTGCGGATATTGCCAGGATTGCTTTCGGCCTGGAAATTTTTTCGGAAATCTCTCTCCAGCTTTCTGTAAACTCATTTTCTTCGATAGCATTCATGGGAGAACCATGACCCACAAACAGGACAGGCATCACTTTTTCCATGCTTTTGACCCCGGTTTAATTATTTTTTGCTTATTATAGTATACGCATTTGTGGTATAAAATAAAGTACATCTGATTCGGATATTTTTTGCTTTCAGGGTTAGATACCATCAATGGCCGGGAACGTTAATACCATTTTTTTTATTTCAAAAATCTTCGTTCCTCTTCCCGTCCCTTACAAATAGTCCTTATCTGAAGGACTTCCTCAAAATCTGGAGCCAAATAAAAACATTTAAAATTACCTGAGGTTCAGATATATAGATTGTTGAGGGAATGGTGAATGGTAAATAGGGAAGATCGGTACTTAGATCGGCACTTAATACTTTTAGCTTCAACAGCTCTGCTTTTTGTTTTGTTTATCTGCACTTTACCTGTGGTGCTGGCGTTTTCTCTGAACAGTAACCGGCTTACCATAAATGAGACTCAGATCACCGCAAATAGTTCGGATGAAGCCTGCCCTTCAATCTACGGGGACAGGGTGGTATGGCAGGACCTGCGCGATGGGAAGAACTGGGACATCTACATGTACAATCTTTCTACTCACGAGGAAACCCGGATTATGAATGATAGCTTCGACCACAGGGGGCCTGTTGTCTACGGAGATCGGATTGTTTGGGAGGACACTTCCAATGGCTATCAAAATGCGGATATTCATCTGTACAATCTGACCACCTCCACCGAAACTCAGATTACAACAAACATGTCGGGTCAGTATGCCCCTGATATTTACGGGGATCGGATCGTCTGGGAGGATACCCGTAACGGAGGAAGCTGGGACAAAGATGGTAACAGGACCGGAAACTGGGATATCTACCTTTACGACCTTTCTGCCTCAACCGAATACCGGATCACCGCCAATGAGTCGGTGCAGGAGTACCCTGCTATCTACAGGGACAGGATCGTCTGGCAGGATTTCCGCAATGGAAATCTGGATATTTACATGTACGACCTCTCAACTTCCAGGGAAACTCAAATTACCACTGACCCTGCAGCCCAGTACTCTCCTGCCATCCACGGGGACAGAATAATCTGGACCGATGCTCGTAATGGAAAATCGGACATCTACATGTACGATATTTCTACTTCTGCCGAATCCCAAATAACCACTAGCGGGTCAATCGAATCCGGGTCTGCTATCTACGGAAACTGG containing:
- the ygiD gene encoding 4,5-DOPA dioxygenase extradiol, which encodes MEKVMPVLFVGHGSPMNAIEENEFTESWREISEKISRPKAILAISAHYEREDSSVTSNEKPKTIHDFYGFPKELYDQKYDCSGSKELITKVKDLAQEVDFDSRWGIDHGVWCVLSKMYPNADIPVVELSINRKLSMQQHYDLARKLYKLREEGILIFCTGNVVHNLMLARMSGTPYKWASSFDEKVKKYVTARDDLKLVNYELLGEDALLSVNSAEHYIPLIYALGATDRNESVSFFCEEIVLASVSMRCILFEDKNG
- a CDS encoding PGF-CTERM sorting domain-containing protein; the protein is MVNREDRYLDRHLILLASTALLFVLFICTLPVVLAFSLNSNRLTINETQITANSSDEACPSIYGDRVVWQDLRDGKNWDIYMYNLSTHEETRIMNDSFDHRGPVVYGDRIVWEDTSNGYQNADIHLYNLTTSTETQITTNMSGQYAPDIYGDRIVWEDTRNGGSWDKDGNRTGNWDIYLYDLSASTEYRITANESVQEYPAIYRDRIVWQDFRNGNLDIYMYDLSTSRETQITTDPAAQYSPAIHGDRIIWTDARNGKSDIYMYDISTSAESQITTSGSIESGSAIYGNWIVWMDYRKGWENLDVYLYDLSTSTETQITTNESNQWGDLDIWRNRIVWRDQRNGNNDIYMCTVSGENKESEVELEMRSDVEPEPGSDVEPEPGSDVEPEPGSDVEPEPEEEESTSKNTPGFETVYGVVSLLGVFLQWRR